The Cryptococcus gattii WM276 chromosome B, complete sequence genome has a segment encoding these proteins:
- a CDS encoding Hypothetical Protein (Similar to TIGR gene model, INSD accession AAW40666.1), whose protein sequence is MRSEVWNNSYSAEIFDMSAPPPVPERSRLRDAPPPKIDTARDAFSSPRLSAGNPNTSVPVTPSTPDLCVPAIPTTAISPLSPYFRKASLQVDSVNPSTTPRLRSPSTPSFTFPSSLLGSPSGSGPLSSFAKKRQSKMMEKDPRDPYKVKDGMQKKKAASGIYTPPTFPGPSGHHLPLPQQSHSLDTPGQNTNSGLGLGPMYPTSLSLSTQSSSSDHPDFIVSQRTPVSPNNGRFGRTFSGNVRRLSSLTALTSGMEGTGGTRGGGGGQSQSESRKGSSHSHSYSHTYSYYTSGTPSLESSSSYDPHSSLEHYSNPQPLVSSPVSISGSASASVSALTPTNFYAPSLPSSSPSAASLGIVYNVEEESGEDGMEGVGKKVSRPSPQTKGRRKPVPRLSEEEDRNVAEKMEGLQVGL, encoded by the exons ATGCGATCTGAAGTGTGGAATAAT TCTTACTCTGCAGAAATCTTTGACATGTCCGCCCCACCGCCCGTCCCCGAACGCTCACGACTTCGCGatgctcctcctcccaaaATCGATACCGCTCGCGATGCCTTTTCTTCACCTCGCCTGAGCGCTGGCAATCCTAATACCAGCGTTCCGGTCACACCTTCCACCCCTGACCTTTGCGTTCCCGCCATACCCACCACTGCCATTTCGCCCCTATCTCCATACTTTCGCAAAGCATCTCTTCAAGTCGATTCTGTCAATCCATCGACGACCCCTCGTCTGAGGTCACCTTCAACACCGTCTTTCacttttccttcttctctaCTCGGTTCGCCTTCTGGCAGTGGGCCATTATCGTCGTTtgcgaagaagaggcagtccaagatgatggagaaaGATCCTAGGGATCCGTATAAAGTAAAAGATGGTatgcagaagaagaaggctgctAGTGGTATATATACTC CTCCAACATTCCCTGGACCGAGCGGCCACCACCTGCCTCTCCCACAACAATCCCACTCTCTTGACACACCGGGCCAGAACACAAACTCGGGCTTGGGTCTAGGCCCCATGTACCCAACATCCCTATCCTTATCCACCCAatcttcctcttccgaCCACCCGGACTTTATAGTTTCTCAGCGTACACCGGTGAGCCCCAACAATGGCCGATTTGGGAGAACGTTCTCTGGCAATGTGAGGCGGCTGTCAAGTTTGACCGCCTTGACGTCGGGGATGGAGGGAACTGGCGGTACCCGgggcggtggtggtggccAGAGTCAGAGTGAGAGCCGGAAAGGAAGCTCGCACTCGCATTCCTATTCACATACTTATTCATATTATACCTCGGGAACACCTTCCCTCGAATCAAGCTCGAGTTACGATCCTCATTCCAGTTTGGAGCACTATTCTAACCCTCAACCCCTCGTTTCTTCACCCGTCTCCATCTCTGGCTCCGCCTCCGCCTCGGTCTCCGCTCTCACCCCTACCAACTTTTACGCGCCCTCGTTACCCTCATCTTCACCGTCAGCCGCTTCTCTCGGTATAGTGTACAATGTAGAGGAAGAATCTGGAGAAGATGGGATGGAAGGAGTGGGTAAAAAGGTATCAAGACCGAGCCCGCAAAcaaagggaaggagaaaaCCTGTACCGCGGCTGtcggaggaggaggatagGAATGTAGCGGAGAAAATGGAGGGTTTGCAGGTGGGGTtgtaa
- a CDS encoding Disulfide-isomerase precursor, putative (Similar to TIGR gene model, INSD accession AAW40667.1), giving the protein MRLSISISAALLAFTSLVSASNVVDLDTTNFDQIIGQDKGALVELWCGHCKNLAPTYERLADAFPSNKVIIAKTDADGVGRELGSRFGVSGFPTLKWFPAGSLEPIPYSGARDLETLAAFVTKQSGVKSNIKPPPPPAYTELDASNFDEIALNESKDVLVAFTAPWCGHCKNMKPAYEKVAKVFSSEPDVVIALMDADEAENKPVAQRYGVSSFPTIKFFPKGSKDPVAYDSGRTAEQFVDWINDKSGTHRSVSGLLSETAGRVLTLDNLASEFFSANVPERSEIVKKAQEAVTTLDKKSRATADYYIKAMERITAKGEEWLAKEQARLANLLASSSLAPTKLDELKVKINILSAFAAQKAGEAYDSAEEILEGAWDSAKQIPIQAKDGLDQFADAVEEKAKRIRSDL; this is encoded by the exons ATGCGGCTCAGTATCTCAATCTCAGCGGCACTTCTTGCTTTTACCTCTTTGGTGTCCGCCAGCAACGTCGTGGATCTCGACACTACTAACTTTGACCAA ATTATTGGACAGGATAAGGGTGCCCTTGTCGAATT ATGGTGTGGACACTGCAAGAACC TCGCTCCTACTTATGAGCGTCTTGCTGACGCTTTCCCTTCT AACAAGGTTATCATCGCCAAGACTGATGCTGACGGTGTCGGACGGGAACTCGGTTCTCGATTCGGTGTCTCTGGTTTCCCCA CTCTCAAATGGTTCCCTGCTGGCTCCCTTGAGCCCATACCTTACAGCGGAGCTCGAGACCTTGAAACCCTTGCTGCATT CGTTACAAAGCAATCTGGCGTCAAGTCCAACATCAAgcctcctccccctccaGCTTACACCGAACTCGATGCTTCGAACTTTGACGAAATTGCCCTTAACGAGAGCAAGGATGTCCTTGTTGCCTTCACTGCTCCTTGG TGCGGTCACTGCAAGAACATGAAGCCTGCCTATGAAAAGGTCGCTAAGGTCTTCTCCTCTGAGCCCGACGTCGTCATCGCCCTGATGGACGCCGATGAGGCTGAGAATAAGCCTGTCGCTCAGAGGTATGGTGTTTCAAGCTTCCCTACTATCAAATTCTTCCCCAAGGGTTCCAAGGACCCTGTCGCCTATGACTCTGGTAGGACTGCCGAACAGTTTGTCGAT TGGATCAACGACAAGTCTGGCACTCACCGATCTGTCTCCGGTCTTCTTTCTGAGACTGCCGGCCGTGTCCTCACGCTTGACAACCTCGCTTCCGAGTTCTTTTCCGCCAACGTCCCTGAGCGTTCTGAGATCGTCAAGAAGGCCCAGGAGGCCGTCACTACCCTCGACAAGAAGAGTAGGGCTACCGCCGATTACTATATCAAGGCTATGGAGAGGATTACCGCCAAGGGTGAAGAGTGGTTGGCCAAGGAACAAGCTCG ACTTGCCAACCTTCTcgcttcctcttctctcgCTCCTACCAAGCTCGACGAGCTCAAGGTCAAGATTAACATTCTTTCCGCTTTCGCCGCCCAAAAGGCTGGTGAGGCGTACGACTCTGCCGAAGAGATTCTTGAGGGCGCTTGGGACTCTGCCAAGCAGATCCCTATCCAGGCGAAGGATGGTCTCGATCAGTTCGCCGATGCCGTTGAGGAGAAGGCAAAGAGGATTAGGTCTGATCTCTAA
- a CDS encoding Nuclear mRNA splicing, via spliceosome-related protein, putative (Similar to TIGR gene model, INSD accession AAW40668.1), whose amino-acid sequence MNRAVQRSQLFNPAGQQTRSQYDPQNPGMQHRGPAGSGPQQQYQQYQQYQQPQQQGQQQQQQQQQLSQQGPQSTNGTADGASGTGSTPGQEMNLASVLHYLQSEWRRWERDRNEWEIERAEMRARIALLEGQRRSAENLKVDLLRRVKMLEFALRQERTKSVGAGGKLNSVPPTRLAVLQDEDRLSTGDKEGSGSEGSQEDIVERPTKVNGVHSAAIGKSSTIVSRSQPAGINQWKNIGVAPRDPKARARSREYLKQCLQEISYLTSPGALNPLPPYPPIDPSVLPQPEVLHDPNHPEVDPYERPRKELPEEPVQPLQAQNRNNEAAEIKEAAGSTSISVNDPVNGEKDKHIPSILNTTLPPGPSASFPTSQPMEKSVSPSPLAFHRPGLDPALLPPSDNNRPPSSPSPRTVGLPDISTVKSEDESRSSGAEKDSDEPGKQHLTAIYRPESKTAWREELKAANEEVEKAKEERARKMPDQSEDDRLSTMTLNTEEEEVKADDSVDKVWVSKRSLKSHLDIVRAIAFAHGPGIMLATGGDDYTVKVWSVDSASIISHRYVLHTAQEIEPIITLRGHTAAITSVTISNALSIIFSASLDSTIRLWQLPLHNHDPYATYDPSVAIQTLEGHTESVWDICLLPPREISLPGKEAIEGRLVSASSDGSVKLWERSGSSSSTSNWKLEKSFSSFGDGVIPTCLAVYNLDFGKVLVGTSDGKTILWDVDAGEQVRLFEGEGQGSNSQVNAILSHPTLPAIVTAHEDGYLRFYDAKSSSTTPTHIVLAHPAPITSLALSPSSPTCILTSSVDCTVRLWDLTKKTSIQELSGHRGRADEGVCAVASHPELPVIGSAGADGVVRLWGLA is encoded by the exons ATGAACCGCGCCGTCCAGAGGAGTCAACTCTTCAACCCCGCCGGCCAGCAGACACGCTCTCAGTACGACCCTCAGAATCCTGGTATGCAGCACAGAGGACCTGCTGGATCCGGCCCGCAGCAACAGTATCAGCAGTACCAGCAGTATCAACAACCTCAACAGCAAGGtcagcaacagcagcagcagcaacaacagTTATCACAACAAGGGCCACAATCGACAAATGGCACTGCAGATGGTGCAAGTGGAACTGGGAGCACCCCTGGTCAAGAGATGAACCTTGCATCAGTGCTGCATTATCTGCAAAGCgaatggagaagatgggaGAGAGATAGGAACGAGTGGGAAATTGAGAGGGCAGAGATGAGA GCCCGGATTGCATTGCTGGAAGGACAAAGAAGATCAGCCGAAAATCTCAAGGTGGATTTGTTACGAAGAGTCAAAATGCTCGAGTTTGCTCTACGACAAGAGAGGACGAAGAGCGTTGGTGCTGGAGGCAAGCTCAACAGTGTCCCACCCACTCGCTTAGCTGTACTTCAGGACGAAGACAGGCTTTCAACAGGAGACAAGGAAGGTAGCGGAAGTGAAGGTAGTCAAGAAGACA TCGTTGAGAGGCCGACCAAGGTGAACGGCGTCCACTCTGCTGCTATCGGCAAATCCTCTACAATCGTGTCTCGCTCCCAGCCTGCCGGGATAAATCAGTGGAAGAACATCGGCGTCGCCCCAAGAGATCCTAAAGCCCGTGCACGAAGTCGGGAATATCTGAAACA ATGTCTTCAAGAGATAAGCTACCTTACTTCTCCCGGTGCCCTCAatcctctccctccatATCCCCCCATAGACCCCTCTGTTCTTCCTCAGCCAGAAGTGTTACACGATCCTAATCACCCCGAGGTTGATCCTTATGAACGACCCCGAAAAGAATTACCTGAAGAACCTGTCCAGCCTCTTCAAGCTCAAAATCGAAACAATGAAGCTGCAGAAATCAAAGAGGCTGCTGGTTCTACCTCAATCTCTGTGAATGATCCAGTGAATGGTGAAAAGGACAAACATATTCCCTCCATCCTCAACACCACATTGCCACCTGGACCTTCTGCCTCCTTTCCTACATCACAACCCATGGAAAAGTCTGTCTCTCCTTCACCCCTAGCATTCCATCGTCCAGGCTTAGATCCGGCACTGTTGCCCCCTAGTGATAATAATCGccctccatcctctccgTCTCCCAGGACAGTAGGCTTGCCAGATATCTCTACGGTTAAAAGCGAAGATGAGTCACGATCGTCAGGTGCCGAGAAGGATTCGGATGAGCCGGGAAAGCAGCATTTGACAGCCATATATAGGCCGGAAAGTAAGACTGCATGGCGAGAAGAACTAAAGGCTGCCAATGAGGAAGTGGAAAAG gcaaaggaggaaagagcGCGAAAGATGCCCGATCAGTCCGAAGATGACCGACTTTCAACCATGACGCTCAATAccgaggaggaagaagtcAAAGCGGATGATTCAGTCGATAAGGTATGGGTATCCAAAAGGAGTTTGAAGAGTCACTTGGACATTGTCAGGGCTATTGCGTTTGCTCATGGTCCTGGAATCATGTTGGCGACCGGCGGCGATGATTACACCGTGAAGGTTTGGTCAGTGGACTCAGCTAGTATCATTTCCCACAGGTATGTGTT ACATACTGCTCAAGAAATTGAACCTATCATCACGTTGCGTGGTCACACCGCCGCTATCACGTCCGTGACAATATCCAATGCCCTTTCTATTATATTCTCTGCCTCCCTGGACTCTACTATCCGCCTCTGGCAATTGCCACTTCACAATCACGACCCGTACGCTACCTATGATCCTTCTGTTGCTATCCAGACACTTGAAGGCCACACCGAATCTGTTTGGGACATCTgtctccttcctcctcgaGAGATCAGCCTGCCAGGGAAGGAAGCCATTGAAGGCCGTCTTGTCAGCGCTTCCTCAGATGGTTCAGTCAAGCTTTGGGAACGATCCggctcttcttcatccacGAGTAACTGGAAGCTAGAAAAGTCATTCAGCTCTTTTGGCGACGGTGTCATACCGACATGTTTGGCAGTTTATAACCTCGACTTTGGAAAAGTACTTGTAGGCACGTCTGATGGAAAGACGATATTATGGGATGTGGATGCGGGAGAGCAAGTGCGCCTGTTTGAAGGGGAAGGTCAAGGTTCGAACTCCCAGGTGAATGCCATCTTGAGCCACCCGACTTTACCGGCTATTGTAACGGCTCATGAAGATGGATACCTTCGATTCTACGATGCTAAATCTT CGTCCACTACCCCGACACATATAGTCCTCGCTCATCCTGCACCTATAACTTCTCTCGCTCTGTCACCCTCATCGCCTACGTGCATCCTCACTTCGTCTGTCGACTGCACGGTCCGTCTGTGGGACTTGACAAAGAAGACTTCGATCCAGGAATTGTCAGGACACAGGGGAAGGGCAGATGAGGGCGTTTGCGCGGTGGCTAGTCATCCGGAATTGCCAGTCATCGGAAGCGCAGGTGCGGATGGGGTGGTCAGACTTTGGGGTTTGGCTTAA
- a CDS encoding Integral to plasma membrane protein, putative (Similar to TIGR gene model, INSD accession AAW41263.1) codes for MSAQEFYQGGNPNGYQQQQYAPPPGGPAQDQYRGKQEYVPPQSQPPNYNMQPSQPYAATNPEMGGQPVYQDTAPFSQATEKTGERMKPRKRVNDIIPLILFIAAVVGFAVVSGIAIHSFVQVNGLGGGMGNSGEGGTGTGVTLDYHTVYLLLVVVALGLLIASLYLMALRAFTKIILEVTLALTVILNIGICIYYFIIQYWSGAIIFLVIALLSIFFYWGMRKRIPLAKLLLQTTIDVTKHHPSVYVVVFIGLIVQAALSIWYTFTCISVYVKWTPGSAACSGGGCSSSKVAGLVFYVTFAYLWMSQVIGNVILCTLAGGVFGGWYYYGPRTPGGGVPKRASLMAFVRASTLSLGSIAFGSLLVTILELLRLILQLLSQYEAGQGDMIGSILICIAQCCIGCIQWMIEYFNKSLYGKSYIPAAKDTWRLLKDRGIDALVNDSLVGTALMWGAYVNGFLCAVLGYLYLRFTHPAYNSDGQYSAPVILFSFLIGLNESFTIGSAIDAGVSTIFVGLGEDPMVLAERSPGLFEMIRQVYPRVIQGVPH; via the exons ATGAGCGCCCAGGAATTCTACCAAGGCGGGAATCCAAACGGGTaccaacaacaacaataTGCTCCTCCCCCTGGCGGTCCGGCTCAAGACCAATACAGGGGCAAGCAGGAGTATGTCCCTCCCCAAAGCCAACCGCCCAATTATAACATGCAGCCTTCTCAGCCTTATGCTGCTACCAACCCCGAAATGGGTGGGCAGCCCGTATACCAAGACACTGCGCCCTTCTCCCAAGCAACTGAAAAGACAGGAGAGAGAATGAAACCTCGAAAGAGGGTGAACGATATTATTCCGCTGATATTGTTTATCGCTGCCGTTGTTGGGTTTGCGGTTGTTTCTGGTATTGCGATACATAGTTTCGTGCAGGTGAATGGTTTGGGAGGTGGAATGGGTAACTCTGGTGAAGGGGGTACAGGGACCGGTGTTACGCTCGACTA CCACACAGTCTACCTTCTTCTCGTTGTCGTTGCTCTCGGTTTGCTCATTGCATCCTTATATCTTATG GCATTGAGGGCGTTCACCAAGATCATTCTTGAAGTTACTCTAGCATTGACGGTCATCCTTAACATAGGTATTTGTATTT ACTACTTTATCATCCAGT ACTGGTCAGGAGCtatcatcttccttgtcatcgcccttctttcaatcttcttctatTGGGGCATGCGAAAGCG TATCCCTCTGGCCAAACTGCTTCTTCAAACAACAATTGACGTTACAAAGCACCACCCTTCAGTATACGTCGTTGTCTTCATCGGTCTCATTGTCCAGGCAGCTCTATCAATTTGGTACACATTCACCTGTATTTCCGTCTATGTTAAGTGGACTCCAGGAAGTGCTG CTTGCTCGGGTGGGGGTTGCTCCTCTAGCAAGGTGGCGGGTCTGGTATTCTACGTGACGTTTGCCTACCTCTGGATGTCTCAGGTCATCGGCAACGTCATTCTATGTACCCTCGCTGGTGGTGTTTTTGGAG GATGGTATTACTATGGTCCTCGAACCCCTGGTGGAGGTGTGCCTAAGAGAGCAAGCTTGATGGCTTTTGTGCGAGCTTCGACTCTTTCCCTCGGATCAATCGCCTTTGGAAGTTTGTTGGTTACCATCCTCGAGCTTTTGAGATTAATCTTGCAACTGCTCAGCCAGTATGAGGCTGGGCAGGGTGACA TGATTGGATCTATCCTCATCTGTATTGCTCAATGCTGTATCGGCTGTATCCAATGGATGATCGAGTACTTCAACAAAT CTCTTTACGGCAAGTCATACATTCCTGCTGCCAAGGACACTTGGAGACTTCTGAAGGACCGCGGTATCGACGCTCTGGTGAACGACTCTCTTGTTGGTACTG CTCTCATGTGGGGCGCCTACGTCAACGGTTTCCTATGTGCTGTACTGGGCTATCTCTACCTCAGGT TCACTCACCCTGCTTACAACTCTGATGGGCAATACTCTGC ACCTGTGATTCTCTTCTCATTCCTCATCGGTCTTAATGAGAGTTTCACCATTGGCAGCGCCATC GACGCTGGTGTATCCACCATCTTTGTCGGCCTTGGAGAAGATCCTATGGTGCTTGCTGAGAGGAGTCCAGGGCTATTTGAGATGATTCGCCAGGTCTATCCTCGGGTTATTCAGGGTGTTCCCCATTAA
- a CDS encoding uncharacterized protein (Similar to TIGR gene model, INSD accession AAW40669.1), whose product MSGQEQKNEPSQLTGQLNSASGLVQQAIGNVVPESMGASSWNQSGHKLQKEGQNEVEAAKAQKAGAATVDSGVGKIKSAFGYLTGDQEKQTEGNTQAEKAQWDYKQATSDSIAAIPIPSVEGVKGKLESIVGMATEDPERQKEGNIRAEKAAWKDGV is encoded by the exons ATGTCTGGCCAAGAACAAAAGAACGAACCATCTCAACTGACTGGGCAACTTAACTCTGCTTCAGGCCTCGTGCAACAG GCTATTGGGAATGTTGTGCCTGAATCTATGGGAGCCTCTTCCTGGAACCAATCAGGTCATAAACTTCAGAAGGAAGGACAAAATGAAGTAGAAGCAGCCAAAGCGCAAAAGGCTGGAGCAGCTACGGTCGACTCTGGTGTAGGTAAGATCAAGTC TGCCTTTGGCTACTTGACCGGAGACCAAGAGAAGCAAACAGAAGGCAACACTCAAGCTGAGAAGGCTCAATGGGATTACAAGCAAGCCACATCCGATTCCATTGCTGCCATTCCAATACCAAGTGTTGAAGGAGTTAAGGGAAAGCTTGAGAGTATTGTTGGTATGGCCACAGAAGATCCTGAAAGGCAGAAGGAGGGCAATATCAGAGCGGAGAAGGCTGCTTGGAAGGATGGCGTGTAA
- a CDS encoding A/G-specific adenine DNA glycosylase, putative (Similar to TIGR gene model, INSD accession AAW41264.1): MLPKSSSPSVYSVSDSDSSDYAPSVSETKRSSFKRKRAAPVSTKSRAKTTIVKGARGKSIAIDNLEDIENLGSTISRRHGMEYHSVGKIVDGKESLLSWFERVREKRGMPWRKKYDPSLSVEEKGQRAYEVSIYILVHQEVIAYWRKWMERWPTIGDLAKADVEVRGLGYYRRARSLLAGAKTVMGNSKYEGRLPDDPVILEKEIDGVGRYTAGVLLIDGNIHRLLTRLLAVHAPQTAPATIKFLWWIADELINHLPSGDKHKGVAGDWNQALMELGSQICKPANPECGICPLRKFCKGYAELSNPPPLPSTAESDCKLCAPIPCDIETDKIPTVMMFPMKKGKKASRVEEESVCVVQWRGNGDQRRWLFIKRPEKGLLAGLFEPPTTPVSAGLSPSERLSASLEALSDYIKITEEDAEGLQTSNRDVGNIPHIFSHINMTYHIHLLTLTSSGSEPPSIKPRTPRPAVWLSGEEVEKANVGTGVKKVWAEIYGSWGSFEESKMGAVVAKKEKITNNKSMRLKSPAANKDGKIVKKVMMPAMPTRKKVVDVVE, translated from the exons ATGCTCCCAAAATCGAGCTCACCATCGGTCTACTCAGTTTCCGATTCGGACTCCAGCGACTATGCCCCCAGCGTCTCAGAAACTAAACGGTCGTCTTTCAAACGAAAACGTGCTGCACCAGTTTCCACAAAAAGCAGAGCCAAGACCACTATAGTAAAGGGGGCGCGCGGAAAGAGCATCGCGATAGACAATCTAGAGGATATAGAAAACCTTGGTAGCACAATTTCTCGGAGACATGGAATGGAATACCATTCCGTTGGTAAGATCGTAGACGGGAAGGAGAGCTTATTGTCGTGGTTTGAACGCGTGAG GGAGAAAAGAGGTATGCCTTGGCGAAAGAAATATGACCCATCTTTAAGCGTTGAAGAAAAAGGGCAGAGGGCGTACGAGGTAAGTATTTATATCTTAGTGCACCAAGAG GTTATTGCCTATTGGCGAAAATGGATGGAGCGATGGCCTACAATTGGCGACTTGGCAAAGGCAGATGTGGAGGTCC GTGGATTGGGATACTACCGCAGAGCAAGGTCTCTGCTGGCAGGAGCGAAAACAGTCATGGGAAATTCGAAATACGAGGGGCGGCTTCCGGATGATCCTGTTATCTTGGAAAAGGAAATCGATGGGGTAGGACGATATACCGCCGGTGTGTTGCTT ATCGATGGCAATATCCATCGTCTTCTCACTCGTCTTCTCGCGGTGCATGCCCCACAAACTGCTCCGGCTACAATCAAATTCCTCTGGTGGATAGCTGACGAGTTGATAAATCATCTACCCTCTGGAGATAAACACAAGGGTGTAGCGGGTGACTGGAACCAA GCTCTGATGGAACTGGGTAGTCAGATATGTAAGCCCGCGAACCCCGAGTGTGGTATATGCCCTCTGCGGAAATTTTGCAAAGGCTATGCAGAG CTTTCCAACCCTCCACCACTCCCGTCTACTGCCGAATCAGACTGCAAACTGTGCGCTCCAATACCCTGCGATATCGAGACAGACAAGATCCCGACTGTCATGATGTTCCCTAtgaagaaagggaagaaggcgTCGAGAGTCGAAGAAGAGTCTGTATGTGTCGTACAGTGGAGAGGTAACGGGGATCAAAGGAGATGGTTGTTTATAAAGCGCCCTGAGAAAG GTTTACTCGCCGGTCTCTTTGAACCTCCCACCACGCCTGTCTCAGCAGGTTTATCTCCCTCCGAAAGGCTCAGTGCCTCCCTAGAAGCACTGTCAGATTATATCAAGATCACGGAAGAGGACGCTGAAGGCTTGCAGACGTCAAACAGAGATGTAGGCAATATACCTCATATCTTTTCCCATATCAACATGACCTATCATATTCATCTCCTCACCCTCACATCTTCTGGCAGCGAACCTCCGTCTATCAAACCCAGGACGCCTCGACCAGCAGTATGGCTCagtggagaagaagtcgAAAAGGCAAATGTTGGGACAGGTGTGAAGAAGGTATGGGCGGAGATCTACGGATCATGGGGTAGTTTTGAAGAATCAAAGATGGGAGCGGTAGTGGcgaagaaagagaagataACGAACAATAAGTCGATGAGACTTAAGTCTCCGGCGGCAAACAAGGACGGGAAGATTGTCAAAAAAGTGATGATGCCGGCCATGCCGACGAGGAAAAAGGTTGTTGATGTCGTTGAGTGA